The following are encoded in a window of Dictyostelium discoideum AX4 chromosome 6 chromosome, whole genome shotgun sequence genomic DNA:
- the eIF3s5 gene encoding Mov34/MPN/PAD-1 family protein (Similar to eIF3) → MQKETSIFLPSQVTVKVHPVVIFNILDHYIRRNVGQDRVIGTLLGFNNDGVLEIRNCFPVVHSETEQIAVEMEYQRKMLDLHLKSSPREPIIGWYATGNDINENSVHINNFYRDEMGNSTPIHLTVDTGLTNDTMGIHAYMAHNLSLNPESSLGSYFSQLPLEILTFEAENAGLESIAQTKYDQQSTSLLSELESLQGSLTKLDEMLESITSYIESVEKGEIQGDPRLGRFLAKTIQALPKANAQVMDKVINNSVKDLLMIVYLSSLTRSQLAVATKISHSLSN, encoded by the exons atgcaAAAAGAAACATCAATCTTTTTACCATCACAAGTTACAGTAAAAGTACATCCAGTTgtaattttcaatatattaGATCATTACATTAGAAGAAATGTTGGTCAAGATCGTGTCATTGGTACACTTTTaggttttaataatgatggtgtTTTAGAAATTAGAAATTGTTTTCCAGTTGTTCACTCTGAAACTGAACAA attgCAGTTGAAATGGAATATCAAAGAAAAATGTTAGATTTACATTTGAAATCATCACCAAGAGAACCAATTATTGGGTGGTATGCAACtggtaatgatattaatgaaaattcagttcatattaataatttctatCGTGATGAAATGGGTAATAGCACACCAATTCATTTGACTGTTGATACTGGACTTACAAATGATACTATGGGTATTCATGCCTATATGGCACATAATCTCAGTTTGAATCCAGAATCATCATTGGGTTCATACTTTTCACAACTTCCATTAGAGATATTAACATTTGAAGCAGAGAATGCTGGTCTCGAATCAATCGCTCAAACTAAATACGATCAACAATCAACTAGTTTACTCTCTGAATTGGAATCACTTCAAGGTTCTTTAACAAAACTCGACGAAATGCTCGAATCCATCACCTCCTATATAGAGTCTGTTGAAAAAGGTGAAATTCAAGGTGATCCACGTCTTGGTCGTTTCCTCGCTAAAACTATTCAAGCCTTACCAAAAGCAAATGCTCAAGTCATGGATAAAGTTATCAACAATAGTGTCAAAGATTTATTGATGATCGTTTATTTATCCTCTCTAACTCGTTCTCAATTAGCTGTTGCCACTAAAATTAGTCACTCTTTaagtaattaa
- the fxn gene encoding hypothetical protein produces MIFNFLNKASNKTHTKLLLFSSIRNRILINNISSTSKWSSINNNNKQSSVSKTNIFIITTHNKQQQQLSKSFSTINNNTKPISDVNLFHDIVDEEFELFVDRLEILSEANTCEGFEVEGNDGVLTIIVGNKGTYVINKQTPNRQIWWSSPLSGPKRFDYDSVEKRWVDNRDGTPLRQLLNSEINTLCKYDMEI; encoded by the exons atgattttcaactttttaaACAAAGCATCAAATAAAACACatactaaattattattattctcatCAATTAGAAAtagaattttaattaataatattagttcAACTTCTAAATGGTCATcaataaacaacaacaacaaacaatcATCAGtatcaaaaacaaatatcttcattatcaccactcacaataaacaacaacaacaattatcaaaatcatttagtacaattaataataatactaaaccAATAAGTGatgttaatttatttcatGATATTGTagatgaagaatttgaattatttgttgaCAGATTGGAGATTTTATCAGAAGCAAATACATGCGAAGGTTTTGAAGTTGAAGGaaat gATGGTGTTTTAACAATTATTGTTGGAAATAAAGGAACCTatgtaattaataaacaaactCCAAACAGACAAATTTGGTGGTCATCACCATTGAGTGGTCCAAAAAGATTCGACTATGACTCTGTTGAAAAGAGATGGGTAGATAATAGAGATGGTACTCCACTTagacaattattaaatagcGAAATTAATACACTTTGTAAATATGATatggaaatttaa
- the grpA gene encoding golgi reassembly stacking protein produces MGQQQSQSQQIFENNPYNKNGYHVLQVHPNSPSTGKLVPFFDFIVAANQVIFEKEDSRFSDTFKSNIGKSVQLIVYNIKSDTTREVSITPSTTWGGQGLAGISIRYCSWEKTLENVWHVLDVYLNSPAHEAELQTRLDYIVGTPDLILNEQEDFFTLINNNMYRPIQLYVYSSLTEQIRLVTITPNKNWGGSGSLGCDIGFGLLHRIPTKQMLTSPMINHNSQQQQPQQQQPPQIQQQQQSPQPPQIQQQQQQQQQINAQQPIHPSPIHIQQQVQQQNQFLTPQKEDTNPITKNEEQQPIKFDLSEQLLNAPTVVTSNDNQFSKVQL; encoded by the coding sequence ATGggacaacaacaatcacaaagtcaacaaatatttgaaaataatccaTATAATAAGAATGGATATCATGTTTTACAAGTTCATCCAAATTCACCAAGTACAGGTAAATTAGTaccattttttgattttatagtTGCAGCCAATCAGgttatatttgaaaaagagGATAGCAGATTCTCTGATACATTCAAGAGTAATATTGGCAAATCTGTGCAATTAATAGTATATAATATAAAGAGTGATACAACTAGGGAGGTTTCAATTACACCAAGTACAACTTGGGGTGGTCAGGGGTTAGCAGGTATTTCAATTCGTTATTGTAGTTGGGAGAAAACCCTTGAAAATGTATGGCATGTTTTAgatgtttatttaaattcaccaGCACATGAAGCAGAACTTCAAACTAGATTAGATTACATAGTGGGTACAccagatttaattttaaatgaacaaGAAGATTTCTTtacattaattaataataatatgtatCGTCCAATTCAATTATACGTTTATTCTTCTCTAACTGAACAAATTAGATTAGTAACAATTActccaaataaaaattgggGTGGTTCTGGTAGTTTAGGTTGTGatattggttttggtttattaCATCGTATACCTACTAAACAAATGTTAACTTCACCAATGATAAATCATaattcacaacaacaacaacctcaacaacaacaaccaccacaaatacaacaacaacaacaatcacctcaaccaccacaaatacaacaacaacaacaacaacaacaacaaataaatgCGCAACAACCAATACATCCTTCACCAATACATATACAGCAACAAGTccaacaacaaaaccaatTTTTAACACCACAAAAGGAAGATACCAATCCAATTACTAAGAATGAAGAACAGCAACCAATAAAATTCGATTTATCcgaacaattattaaatgcaCCAACTGTTGTTACTTCAAATGATAACCAGTTTAGTAAAgttcaattgtaa